CTGATTTCGCCAACCGCCATCAGGGAATAAGTGCGAGTGCCTGGCCGGTGCCGCAGCAGGTTGATTACCGCTTGATCGGCTCGGCGATCGCGCGCGTGCATTGGGAGTTGAATGTTACCCGCGGCCAGGAGACCAACCCCGGCTTCTATGTAGAACAGACTTTGGGGTTGCTGTTCCAGTCGGTGCTGACACCCCCTCCATTTACGGAAGCGCGCAGCCGCGACATCATCCGGTACCTGCAAAGCTTCAGCGGAACCGTGACGGCCGCCAAAGAGAATCTCGCCGGCAAAGCAGTCAAACCGTTTGCGCTCGCTGCGCTTGAGAAGTTAGTGGACGCCCGGTCCCGGCTCACAAAAGTCGGCACCGAACTTGGCCCGTTCCTCTCAGGTGTCGATCGATCGGAATTTGACCAGTCGGTCATGGACGCAATCACTGCGCTCGAATCGTTGCACGATTGGTTGACTGCTGAACTCGACGGCATGACGGAAGAGACGGCCGTCGGCCGCGAGGCTTACATCTACTTCCTCAAGCATGTCGCGCTGATGCCATTTACGCCTGAGCAACTGCTGGTCATGGGTGCGTCGGAATGGGAACGCTCGGTCACGTTCGAATCATTAGAACAAACCCGGAACGGCGGCGAACCGGAACTCGACTTGTTTCCCGATCAAGCGACCCAGATGGCGCAGGAAGAATTCTGGGAAGGGGAGGCGCGACGCTTTCTCGAAGCGAAGAACATTCTCACCGTGCCTTCATGGATGAAGCACTATCGCAACCTGCCTCTGCCGTCGTACATCGCGCCTCTGGGATTCATGGGTGTGACTGACGATCTTACTTCCGACACCAGACTGGAAGAGGATGGCGTTAGTTACATCAAGCCGCCGTCTCCCGATCTGGATTATTTTTCGTTGTCGATCGCCAAAGACCCGCGACCTCTGATCGTGCATGA
The sequence above is drawn from the Pyrinomonadaceae bacterium genome and encodes:
- a CDS encoding DUF885 family protein, producing the protein MSTSTYDQLQQLAEEFWVWRAANQPISSDDIPRIERPDGWTPDWSRTAIERRRTEAADFANRHQGISASAWPVPQQVDYRLIGSAIARVHWELNVTRGQETNPGFYVEQTLGLLFQSVLTPPPFTEARSRDIIRYLQSFSGTVTAAKENLAGKAVKPFALAALEKLVDARSRLTKVGTELGPFLSGVDRSEFDQSVMDAITALESLHDWLTAELDGMTEETAVGREAYIYFLKHVALMPFTPEQLLVMGASEWERSVTFESLEQTRNGGEPELDLFPDQATQMAQEEFWEGEARRFLEAKNILTVPSWMKHYRNLPLPSYIAPLGFMGVTDDLTSDTRLEEDGVSYIKPPSPDLDYFSLSIAKDPRPLIVHEGVPGHYFQMTLSWAHENKIRRRYYDSGANEGIGFYAEEMMLQFGFFDDKPKLREVMYNFMRLRALRVEVDVKLATGEFTIDQAADYLETIVPVDRGTARQEAVFFASSPGQAITYQIGKLQIVKFLADARLNQKEKFELRAFHDYLWKNGNVPIALLRWEYLGLSDEIERLDAT